From the genome of Spirochaetales bacterium, one region includes:
- the coaBC gene encoding bifunctional phosphopantothenoylcysteine decarboxylase/phosphopantothenate--cysteine ligase CoaBC, protein MKNCHPSKDITGSIEESGKGKKIVLCITGSVAAVRSPDIARGLMRRGYEVYPVMTAAGCRIIHPDLMHWATGNPAVTELTGALEHVRLAGNVAGKADLILIAPSTANTIGKISSGIDDTPVTTVATTAIGEGIPLVIVPAMHESMYNHPILRENILRLRQMGIDVLDPLVEEGKAKIPDTDAIIQHVITRFSSAGRLESLRVLITAGATIEYIDPVRIITNRSSGKMGMALAAASHLAGADVTVVYGRGTAPLPYGVRVVRVETAAQMQEEVSRRLESKGVDIVIAAAAVGDWTVKKSSDTKIATSGRKTLSLDLVPTPKIIDGIRKKSPEVFLVCFRAVTGLEDEQIIADAFVRLQKADADLIVANDVARKGSGFEGDTNEVFIVDHKRNVLHVGPSSKTEVAVKIIEAINRGLEKRNR, encoded by the coding sequence GTGAAAAACTGTCACCCGTCAAAGGATATTACCGGTTCGATCGAAGAATCCGGTAAAGGCAAAAAGATCGTTCTTTGCATAACGGGAAGCGTCGCCGCGGTCAGATCACCCGATATCGCGCGGGGTCTCATGCGGCGCGGCTACGAGGTATATCCGGTCATGACGGCCGCGGGGTGCCGTATCATACATCCCGATCTCATGCATTGGGCGACAGGGAATCCCGCGGTAACGGAACTGACCGGCGCGCTGGAACATGTGCGTCTCGCAGGGAATGTCGCGGGAAAGGCGGACCTCATTCTCATTGCCCCGTCGACGGCAAATACCATCGGCAAGATCTCATCGGGCATCGACGACACACCGGTAACGACGGTGGCGACGACTGCCATCGGTGAAGGAATACCGTTGGTGATCGTCCCGGCGATGCATGAATCCATGTACAATCACCCCATTCTCAGGGAAAATATTCTTCGTCTCAGACAAATGGGCATCGATGTCCTCGATCCTCTTGTCGAAGAGGGAAAGGCAAAAATCCCGGACACGGATGCAATCATTCAACATGTTATTACCCGGTTTTCTTCCGCAGGACGCCTCGAATCCTTGCGTGTCCTTATTACGGCGGGGGCAACGATCGAATATATCGATCCGGTGAGAATCATCACGAACAGAAGTTCCGGAAAAATGGGGATGGCGCTGGCAGCCGCGTCTCATCTGGCCGGTGCGGATGTGACGGTCGTCTATGGTAGGGGGACCGCGCCGTTGCCGTACGGCGTCCGCGTGGTGCGCGTCGAGACGGCCGCACAGATGCAGGAAGAGGTCTCTCGACGGCTCGAATCGAAAGGGGTCGATATCGTGATCGCGGCCGCGGCTGTCGGCGACTGGACCGTGAAAAAATCATCAGATACAAAAATCGCCACCTCCGGACGGAAGACACTCTCACTCGACCTTGTTCCCACGCCAAAGATCATCGACGGAATCAGGAAAAAGAGTCCTGAGGTTTTTCTCGTCTGTTTCCGGGCCGTGACCGGGCTCGAGGACGAACAAATAATTGCGGACGCATTCGTCCGGCTTCAAAAGGCGGATGCCGACCTCATTGTCGCAAACGACGTGGCGAGAAAAGGATCGGGATTCGAAGGAGACACGAACGAGGTGTTTATCGTCGATCATAAAAGGAACGTCCTTCATGTGGGGCCTTCATCGAAGACGGAGGTGGCCGTGAAAATAATCGAAGCGATAAACCGCGGGCTTGAAAAGAGGAATCGGTAA
- the mfnA gene encoding tyrosine decarboxylase MfnA has translation MEDKGKDQDIISAELKNRLMKDLTFNSGKILGSMCTRPHPFAEEIFMRYIEKNIGDPGLVNATEEIEKEAIALLGNLVGLRKAAGHIVTGGTEANILAMWTAKKRMKKKVRTPEVILSEDAHFSFDKAAELIGLKLKKIKVTGQFRIDIEKVKRALSPNTIAIVGAAGTTGLGVVDRIDELSAIALEADIHLHVDAAFGGYVLPFLKELGYEQPPFNFRLKGVSSMTIDPHKMGMAVIPAGGILYRTKELSETVRIPVPYLSGGENARATIVGTRSGASVLSVWSLLNHLGRQGYRTIIRRCMDSTVYLAEKIAGIEDVEMMIKPVINIAGITSKVHPVGSIAERLRKKGWAISLFPNHIRIVLMPHVYREHIDKFIDDLSDICAKLRGVS, from the coding sequence ATGGAAGATAAAGGGAAAGATCAGGACATTATATCGGCGGAATTGAAAAACCGTCTCATGAAGGACCTCACCTTCAATTCCGGGAAAATACTCGGCTCGATGTGCACCAGGCCCCACCCCTTTGCGGAAGAGATATTCATGCGGTACATCGAAAAAAATATCGGCGACCCCGGCCTTGTCAACGCGACGGAAGAAATAGAGAAAGAGGCGATAGCGTTGCTCGGGAACCTGGTCGGATTGAGAAAAGCCGCAGGACACATCGTTACCGGGGGGACTGAGGCCAATATCCTTGCCATGTGGACGGCAAAAAAAAGAATGAAAAAAAAGGTGAGAACGCCCGAAGTCATTCTCTCCGAAGACGCGCATTTTTCCTTTGACAAGGCAGCCGAACTCATCGGTCTGAAACTCAAAAAAATCAAAGTGACCGGACAATTCCGCATCGATATCGAAAAGGTAAAAAGGGCTCTTTCGCCCAACACCATCGCCATCGTCGGTGCCGCTGGGACGACGGGGCTGGGTGTCGTCGACCGGATCGATGAATTGTCCGCGATCGCCCTCGAAGCGGACATCCACCTTCACGTCGACGCCGCTTTCGGGGGATATGTGCTTCCGTTTCTCAAAGAACTCGGCTACGAACAGCCCCCGTTCAACTTCAGACTCAAGGGGGTGTCTTCCATGACCATCGATCCTCACAAGATGGGCATGGCCGTCATTCCGGCGGGTGGTATTCTCTACAGGACGAAAGAACTCTCTGAGACGGTGCGCATTCCCGTTCCTTACCTGTCGGGCGGAGAAAACGCTCGGGCGACGATCGTCGGAACGAGGTCGGGGGCGTCGGTTCTCTCCGTCTGGTCGCTCCTCAACCACCTGGGGCGTCAGGGGTACCGGACGATCATCAGGAGGTGTATGGATTCGACCGTCTACCTCGCTGAAAAAATCGCCGGCATCGAGGATGTCGAAATGATGATAAAGCCGGTGATCAATATCGCCGGTATTACCTCGAAGGTTCATCCGGTCGGCTCGATCGCGGAACGATTGAGAAAAAAGGGATGGGCGATCTCGCTTTTTCCGAACCACATCCGTATTGTCCTCATGCCCCACGTCTATCGCGAGCATATCGACAAGTTTATCGACGATCTCAGCGACATATGCGCCAAACTGAGGGGGGTATCGTGA
- a CDS encoding phosphopantothenate/pantothenate synthetase, whose amino-acid sequence MGINIPESHPRAASLKIREALIRGVEDNVVAYAGLIAHGRGEAFDYLIGEKTIPQAQRAIEAAAASLLNAAAPVISVNGNTAVLVPRELVGLSEITGARLEVNLFYRTREREEAVRKALLDAGGRHIYGVGEAASEVIDELQSERRRVDPDGILKADVVLVPLEDGDRTKALVRCGKTVITVDLNPLSRTSRTAHITIVDNITRTLPALIEKVKELKTTPRPALKRIVESYDNKKNTGEALRAICDRLLLLAGGGTDIP is encoded by the coding sequence ATGGGAATTAACATACCGGAATCACATCCAAGGGCGGCCTCACTCAAAATACGTGAGGCACTCATCCGTGGTGTGGAAGACAATGTCGTGGCGTATGCCGGACTTATCGCACACGGCAGAGGGGAGGCGTTCGATTATCTCATCGGTGAAAAAACGATCCCCCAGGCACAGCGGGCGATAGAAGCCGCCGCCGCTTCACTTCTTAATGCCGCCGCACCGGTGATTTCGGTCAACGGCAATACGGCGGTTCTCGTGCCCCGTGAACTGGTCGGGCTTTCCGAGATCACGGGCGCCCGGCTTGAAGTCAACCTTTTCTACCGGACGCGCGAACGTGAAGAGGCCGTCCGCAAGGCGCTTCTGGATGCCGGTGGCCGGCATATTTACGGCGTTGGCGAAGCGGCGTCGGAGGTCATCGACGAACTTCAAAGTGAAAGAAGGCGTGTCGATCCGGACGGCATACTGAAAGCGGATGTCGTTCTCGTTCCGCTCGAAGACGGCGACAGGACGAAAGCGCTGGTCCGCTGCGGTAAAACGGTGATTACCGTCGATCTCAATCCCCTGTCCCGTACCTCCCGGACGGCGCATATCACGATTGTCGATAATATCACCCGTACCCTTCCCGCACTTATTGAAAAGGTGAAGGAATTGAAAACAACACCGCGTCCCGCCCTCAAGCGGATCGTCGAAAGCTACGACAACAAAAAAAACACCGGGGAAGCGTTGCGGGCGATCTGCGACAGGCTGCTTCTGCTCGCCGGAGGCGGGACGGATATCCCATGA
- a CDS encoding GHMP kinase encodes MKTVTAFSPGHITGFFYIHDTGRSPLHSGSLGAGFSLEKGVTTMLTVETAPERTIDIIINGIPAGNAAVSERVIDLFFDLTGTDDSCRIKVDHTIDLPIGAGCGTSGAGALSLALSLDEAFGTGLSRIEAAGLAHRAEVEMKTGLGTVIGETFGGIEIRIAPGAPGTGRMLQIPPDRRYKAVALILGGLETKELLRQKKTRRAVNRYGKKLIKQLVKDPTVPAFLRLSRHFTEKTGLADATTHHILRVLDDEGITAGMPMFGRGVFTIVGEDAAEKVRHLLFTCTGSKNSIVCDIDYQGARVLDGN; translated from the coding sequence ATGAAAACGGTAACGGCCTTTTCCCCCGGCCATATAACGGGATTTTTTTATATTCACGATACCGGACGCTCACCGCTTCACTCCGGTTCGCTGGGTGCCGGATTTTCTCTTGAAAAAGGCGTCACCACCATGCTTACCGTCGAAACGGCTCCCGAAAGGACAATCGATATCATCATCAATGGAATACCGGCCGGAAACGCGGCCGTATCCGAACGGGTTATCGATCTTTTTTTCGATCTTACCGGAACGGACGATTCCTGCCGCATCAAGGTGGATCACACAATCGACCTTCCAATCGGAGCGGGATGCGGGACGAGCGGGGCCGGGGCCCTGAGTCTCGCCTTATCGCTCGATGAGGCTTTTGGGACCGGACTTTCACGTATCGAGGCGGCCGGACTCGCCCATCGGGCCGAGGTTGAAATGAAAACGGGCCTCGGGACCGTTATCGGAGAAACATTCGGGGGTATCGAGATACGTATCGCGCCGGGCGCGCCGGGAACCGGGAGGATGCTTCAGATTCCGCCCGACCGCCGGTACAAGGCCGTCGCCCTCATTCTCGGCGGTCTCGAAACAAAGGAACTGCTCCGGCAAAAAAAGACCAGGCGCGCGGTGAACAGGTACGGCAAAAAACTCATCAAACAGCTTGTCAAAGACCCGACCGTCCCCGCTTTTTTGCGTCTTTCCCGCCATTTTACGGAAAAAACGGGCCTCGCGGATGCGACGACTCATCACATCCTTCGCGTTCTCGACGATGAAGGAATTACGGCGGGTATGCCGATGTTCGGCCGGGGTGTGTTCACCATCGTCGGGGAGGATGCGGCAGAGAAAGTGCGGCATCTTCTTTTTACTTGTACAGGAAGTAAAAATAGTATAGTCTGTGATATCGATTATCAGGGAGCAAGGGTACTGGATGGGAATTAA
- a CDS encoding radical SAM protein produces the protein MMKTANMPHALLIFPPVYDFALFDLFIKPFPLLTIGKSLERAGYRVSLLNCLDYTDETSCRFLSAPRRHENGTGKFFKQHIEKPVALKNIKRYYSRYGIITEEIERRVSGIRPDIVLVTTGMTYWYPGVREAVRIVRKYHPRVKVIAGGTYATLCSSHCIEVTGADEVISGPASPRLGEVCGSLGLPVPDAPHDSDLLILSDIYSDAAVLKIHSGCPFRCRYCASSLLSGDFHNGDPASAFALLRETHGRLGTRVFAFYDDALLADRERGIIPFLHMVCDSGLNVNFYLPNGIHLRYLDTELAVLMKKAGFREIRIGIESMRPDFHRSYDNKVSVGALGDAVDLLKKAGFGGHEIGCYILAGLPGQYSEDVEESVRTLSRYGVRIYIAEFSPVPGTPIWKECVRTSVYPLEEEPLFHNNSIFPFAWKHFRRTDLESIKRLARSLSVKE, from the coding sequence ATGATGAAAACCGCGAATATGCCGCACGCATTGCTTATATTTCCCCCCGTATATGATTTCGCCCTTTTTGATCTTTTCATAAAACCGTTTCCCCTTCTTACGATAGGGAAAAGCCTCGAACGGGCAGGCTACCGCGTATCGCTTTTGAACTGCCTTGACTACACCGATGAAACCTCATGCCGTTTTCTCTCTGCTCCCCGCCGTCATGAAAACGGCACGGGAAAATTCTTCAAGCAGCATATCGAAAAGCCCGTGGCGCTTAAAAACATCAAGCGGTATTATTCCCGCTATGGAATCATTACGGAAGAAATCGAACGGCGTGTCTCAGGCATCCGGCCCGATATCGTGTTGGTGACGACGGGGATGACGTACTGGTATCCGGGTGTCCGGGAAGCGGTCCGGATCGTAAGAAAATACCATCCGCGGGTTAAGGTTATTGCCGGCGGTACCTACGCGACATTATGCTCTTCTCATTGCATCGAGGTAACCGGCGCGGACGAGGTCATAAGCGGTCCGGCCTCGCCCCGTCTCGGTGAAGTGTGCGGCTCACTCGGTCTTCCCGTTCCCGATGCCCCGCACGACAGTGACCTGCTCATCCTCTCGGATATTTATTCGGATGCGGCCGTCTTGAAAATTCACAGCGGGTGTCCTTTCAGGTGCAGGTATTGCGCGTCCTCACTGCTATCGGGAGACTTTCATAACGGCGATCCCGCTTCCGCCTTTGCCCTGCTGCGGGAAACTCACGGCAGGCTCGGAACTCGTGTCTTTGCCTTTTATGACGATGCCCTTCTCGCAGACAGGGAACGGGGGATCATTCCATTTCTTCACATGGTATGTGATTCGGGTCTCAATGTGAATTTTTACCTCCCCAACGGCATTCACCTCCGGTATCTCGATACGGAGCTGGCGGTATTAATGAAAAAGGCCGGATTCCGTGAAATAAGGATCGGGATAGAGAGTATGCGTCCGGACTTTCACCGCAGCTATGACAACAAGGTGTCCGTCGGTGCGTTGGGTGACGCCGTCGATCTGCTTAAAAAGGCCGGTTTCGGGGGGCATGAGATCGGGTGCTATATTCTCGCCGGACTTCCGGGACAATACAGTGAAGACGTCGAGGAATCCGTAAGGACGCTCTCCCGTTACGGGGTGAGAATATACATCGCGGAGTTCTCGCCGGTGCCGGGAACGCCGATATGGAAGGAATGCGTTCGAACATCGGTGTATCCCCTCGAGGAAGAACCCCTCTTTCATAACAACAGCATTTTCCCCTTTGCATGGAAACATTTCAGGAGAACGGACCTGGAATCGATCAAGCGGTTGGCACGTTCGCTTTCCGTCAAAGAATAG
- a CDS encoding NAD(P)-dependent glycerol-3-phosphate dehydrogenase has protein sequence MGPEKQRKICILGAGAWGTAMAKVIAEKGFPVEIWCFEKEVAEQINREKVNSRYLMGVQLPPNIRATTDIQKAVTGKEYLLFAVPSLYIVEITKRILQIPDIIEGRMQIGILTKGFIKTHAGTLLITEALENYLPGFYKGNLTYISGPSHAEEVARGKITGLISASSNGVNSIKFRELLSGGKLIVFSSFDVIGVQVSAGLKNVIAIAFGVLDALKELSQDFGDNTESLLLAAGLNEIQILGQAMGATHQETFTSIAGVGDLDVTCRSIYGRNRRLGREIIFQRRLSSYKNIEEVIDDINSFGYFPEGILAAQRVHDLVRERKLKLPISTGVYRILDCQVKPMQEVERILKGITRGTGFGTLESKKTGIWPSIL, from the coding sequence ATGGGTCCCGAAAAACAAAGAAAAATCTGTATTCTTGGGGCGGGGGCCTGGGGAACGGCGATGGCTAAAGTCATCGCGGAAAAGGGCTTTCCCGTTGAAATATGGTGTTTTGAAAAGGAAGTGGCTGAACAGATCAACAGGGAGAAGGTCAACAGCCGGTACCTCATGGGCGTGCAGCTTCCCCCCAACATACGGGCCACCACGGACATTCAAAAGGCGGTGACAGGCAAGGAGTACCTCCTCTTCGCCGTCCCCTCTCTCTATATCGTCGAAATAACAAAACGAATCCTCCAGATTCCGGATATCATCGAAGGCAGGATGCAGATCGGTATTCTCACGAAAGGCTTCATAAAAACACACGCCGGAACCCTCCTCATCACCGAAGCGCTCGAAAATTATCTTCCCGGCTTCTACAAGGGAAACCTCACCTATATATCCGGCCCGTCTCACGCGGAAGAGGTGGCGCGTGGAAAGATCACCGGCCTGATAAGCGCGTCGTCGAACGGGGTGAATTCGATCAAGTTCAGGGAACTGCTTTCCGGCGGCAAACTCATCGTCTTTTCTTCTTTCGACGTGATCGGCGTCCAGGTAAGCGCGGGGCTGAAAAACGTCATCGCGATCGCGTTCGGCGTCCTCGACGCCCTCAAGGAGCTTTCACAGGACTTCGGGGACAACACCGAAAGTCTGCTTCTCGCTGCCGGGCTCAATGAGATACAGATCCTCGGTCAAGCGATGGGCGCCACGCACCAGGAAACATTCACGTCGATCGCCGGTGTCGGCGATCTCGATGTCACCTGCAGAAGCATTTACGGACGAAACAGGAGGCTGGGAAGGGAGATTATTTTCCAGAGAAGGCTTTCGAGTTACAAAAATATCGAGGAAGTGATCGATGATATCAATTCGTTCGGTTATTTCCCCGAAGGCATTCTGGCCGCACAGCGCGTCCATGACCTTGTCAGGGAACGGAAACTCAAGCTGCCGATATCGACTGGTGTGTACAGGATTCTGGACTGTCAGGTCAAACCCATGCAGGAAGTCGAGCGGATCCTTAAAGGAATAACCCGGGGTACGGGATTCGGGACGTTGGAAAGCAAAAAAACGGGAATATGGCCGTCTATTCTTTGA